In Deinococcota bacterium, the genomic window GGAGTGGGCCTTGGCCGACAAGCCCAAGGTAATCCGCTCCTCGACGCGGCCCTACCCTTACGACGAGGAGCCCGTCGGCGGCCTGGTGAGCGAGGACATCGACGGTGACGGCCGCATGCTGATGATGCGTATCCTAGACCCGCACGGCCCTTGGAAGGCGGCGGAAGAGGAGCCCCGTCTGATGGTGCGCCGCGAGCCCACGGAGACGGGCGGGCGCTACTACCGCCTCTTGCCCGAGGGCAGGCTCGAGGACTACGACGGCTTCATGATCGAGCCTCAGCGCGTCAAGGAGGGCCTCGATCTAAACCGCAACTTCCCCGGCAACTGGCGCTCCGAGGGCGAACAGCGGGGCGCGGGGCCCTACCCCACCTCGGAGCCCGAGGTGCGGGCCGTCGTCGACTTTATCGCCAAGCACGCCAACCTCACCGGCGCGATTACCTTTCACACCTTCAGCGGCGTATTGTTGCGCCCCTACGGCCACCAGAGCGACGAGAGCTTTCCCGCCGAGGACCTCTGGACCTACCAGAAGATCGGCGAGAAGGGCACGGAGCTCACGGGCTACCCCAACATCTCGGTCTATCACGACTTCCGCTATCACCCCAAGGAGGTCATCTCCGGGGTCTTCGACGACTGGCTCTACGACCACTTCGGGCTCTACGCCTGGACGGTCGAGATCTGGAGCCCGCAGCGGCAGGCGGGTATCACCGGCCACAAGTACATCGACTGGTACCGCGAGCACCCCGTAGCGGACGATCTCAAGATGCTGAAGTGGAATGACACCGCCCTGGAGGGCAAGGGTTACATCGACTGGTATGGGTTCGAGCACCCGCAGCTCGGCGCGATCGAGTTGGGCGGCTGGGACGCGCAGTACGCCTTTCGCAACCCGCCACCCGAGTTCCTGGAGCGCGAGCTGGCGCTCTTTCCCGACTGGCTCGTCTGGCACCTGTTGATCTCGCCCAGGCTCGAGCTTTTAGAGAGTAAGGCCGAGCCCCTGGGTGAGGGCAATTACCGGGTCACGCTGGTCGTGCAAAACAGCGGCTGGCTACCCTCTTACGTCAGCAAGAAGGCGGTGGAGCGCAAGGTGGTCCGGGGCCTGGTCACGGAGATTACCCTGCCCGAGGGCGCTCTTCTCAAGACGGGCAAACTGAGGGAAGAGGGCGGGCAGCTCGAGGGCCGCGCCTACAAGCCCTCGGCCGCGACCATCTGGCTCGCCGACCCGACCGCCGACCGCGCCAAGTTCGCGTGGGTGGTTTATGCGCCGGAGGGTGGCAGCGTCAGCCTGGTCGCGCGCCACGACCGGGCTGGGGTGGTGAGGGCCGAGCTCACGCTGGACTAGCCGCTGTGGTTGACGAGCCGGCCCTGTCAAGGTTTTGTTACGGGACACGGACTAAGCTCACAGCGTATCGCGCAGTCGCGCCGCCGCGCTGGAATGAACCTGGCTTGGCGGTGAGATACGAAGTCAGACACTGGAGGTAGACGATGTTGAACTCCCTACAAGACCTGTTCGAGCACGAACTCAAGGACCTCTACAGCGCCGAGACGCAGATCTCCGAGGCGCTTCCCAAGATGGCCCAGGCGGCCACTTCCAGCCAGCTCAAGCAAGCCTTCGAGAACCACCTCGAGGAGACGCAGGAGCAGATCGGCCGCTTGGAAGAGATCGGCGGCAAGCTGAATATCACCCTGACGGGTGAGACCTGCGAGGCTGCCAAGGGCCTCATCAAAGAGGGTCAGAACCTCATGAAGGAGGGCGCCGCCGACGAGGTCATGGACGCCGCCCTGATCGGCGCCGCCCAGCGCATCGAGCACTACGAGATGGCCGGCTACGGTTGCGCCCGCAACTACGCCAAGCTGCTCGGCCACGACGACGCGGCTCAGCTTCTCCAGAAGACCTTGGACGAGGAGAAGAGGGCGGACGAAAAGCTCAACGGCATCGCCGAGAGCAAGATCAACGAGCGGGCCATGAACGCCTGAGGCAGTCAGGACAGCTGCGCCATAACACTCTGGCGCGAGGGCCGCACTTTACGGTGCGGCTCTCTTTTCGTGAGACAGAGGTCACGTCAGTGTTTAATTAGTGCTTAATCCGTTCGTATAGAACGTGGTTGGCGGCCTGTGCGGCCATCGCGCCCTCGTGGGCGGCGCTCACCACCTGGTGGCTGTGCTTGTCGCTAACGTCGCCCGCCGCGAAAAAGTCACGCAGGCTGCTGTGGTTCTTGTCGTCGATGCAGATATGCCCCGCCGGACTGAGTTCCAACGGCAACTCCGCCAGCGCTGCTACCCTGGGCGTGCTGCCCAGGAGGCTGAAGAGATAATCGGCTTCCAGTTTCGGGCCGTTCGCCAGCTCGACCGCGAGCGGGGCCTCGGCCTCGGCCCTGACCCGCTTCACGCTGCCCGTCAAGACGGGGACGCCCTCGGCCTCGAGCGCTGGCTTCAGCGCCTCGAGTGCGCTGCCCGCTTGAGTGAGCACGGTGATGTCGCGCGTGTAGCTGAGAAACTGCAAGACGGTCCCCTCGCAGTCGGCCCGGTCGGCGAAGACGAGGATGCGCTTGCCCAGGGTGCGCCAGCCGTCGCAGGCGATGCACCAGAAGAGCCGCTTGCCGACGAGACGCCTTGCCCCCGCAAAGCTGGGCCAGTGATCGCGCACGCCCGCCGCCCAGATGACGGTGCGGCCGCACAGGTCGCCTCCGCTAGGCTGAGCGCGTAGCCCTCCGGCGAGGGCCACACGCGCGTCACCTTGCCCTCCTTGAAGCTCGCGCCGAAGCGCTCGGCTTGGGCGCGGCCCAAGGCGTGCAGGCGGCGCGCGCCGACGCCGCCGGGAAAGCCCAGATAGTTCTCGTTGCGCTGGCCGTAGCTCCAGCGGCCGTCGCCGTCGTCTACGACCAGCGTCTTGCGCCGGAAGCGGCCCATATAGATGGCCGCCGAGAGACCGGCCGGTCCGGCTCCGACGATGATGCAGTCCCAGAGGGCTTGTTCGCTCATCCGCCGTACTTCGCCTTGCTAACGCTCCGGCATGATCAGCCAGAGCACGAGATAGGGCAGGAGGCCGATGCCGGCGAACACGAAGGCCAGGACAAAGGCGATCCTGATCATCGAGGCGTCGATCTTGTAGTACTCGGCCAGGCCGCCGCAAACCCCGGCGATGATGCGCTCCTTTTTGCTTCTCTTGAGTCGCTTGGTGCTCATGAGTTCATTTTAGCAGCCTGGTGGCGTGTTGGCTGTCCTTGGATCAAGAGGCGCTCTTTAGGCTTTCTCTAAGACAACCTTTCGAAGGGACCAACGAGCAAAGTTTCCCCGGCTCCAAAGCCTCGAGGAGCAAACCGAGCCAAGAGCGCCTGGGACGTGGCTTGTGGCTGCTCGCTCAGGGTCGGTTCTTGTCTTACCGGGTAGAGAGGTAGGCCGGAACGAGCAGACCAAAAAAACCTCCGAAAAAGAGCGTGATGATACCCGAGAGGAAGGCGATCGTGACTAGGCTGAAGCGCTTGGTCAGGTTCTTCGCTTGCAAAAGAGCCATCGACAGGACCGTCGCGGCCAGACCGCCAACGAACCTGCTCACCCTGAAGGCCAGTTCCGCGTCATTGGTTACGACGTTGAAGACAAGAAAGGAGACCAAGGCGCTAAGAGCGAGAAACACGAAAAGGTAGATGAGGTAAAAACCCGCCGCCTCGAGCGGGCTTCTCGTGTAGGCAAGGTCGGTCGGGTTCTTGAACACAGCAGCTAGCAGTATAGCCCGTCCGAGGTTTTCGAGGGGGTGTCGGGCAAGGAGGGGATCCTGGCAGAAAGCGGTTTCAGCCGCGCCACCCTGTCGATCGACATGCTCCCGGGCGGATTCTCGAGAAAGACCCCGACACTACGTCCTGCCAAACAACTATATGGCTTGCCAAACCTCGTGCCCCGTCATCTCGAGCAGCCTTCGCGCGTCCGGGATTTGACATCTCTGGACGCCGTCTAGCTCGAGGGAACGGCGCACATGGCCGCCGCGCTGCTCGCCCGGGGCGCGCGCGGCGACCGGGAGCAGGCCGCTTTCTACCTGGATAACCTTCGCCTGGCGCAGGCCGAACTGGGCCGGGGGCAAACCGTCGGCGGCGAGCCGATTCCGGGCGGTATGGGCGTCGTCGCCGCCTCGAGCACGATCGATACCGGCTACGGCTTCTCGTACTTCCCTCAGCTTCATGTCGGCGCCACCGCCTGGTACCTGATGGCTTCCCAGCGCG contains:
- a CDS encoding M14 family metallopeptidase, which gives rise to MPELRFDRYYRYDDLSAILNGFVEEHPELVQLSSLGKSHEGRDIWLVTVTNTATGPAGEKPALWIDGNIHATEVSPSSACLYFIDKLLRGYGANEAVTRCLDTRAFYICPRVNPDGAEWALADKPKVIRSSTRPYPYDEEPVGGLVSEDIDGDGRMLMMRILDPHGPWKAAEEEPRLMVRREPTETGGRYYRLLPEGRLEDYDGFMIEPQRVKEGLDLNRNFPGNWRSEGEQRGAGPYPTSEPEVRAVVDFIAKHANLTGAITFHTFSGVLLRPYGHQSDESFPAEDLWTYQKIGEKGTELTGYPNISVYHDFRYHPKEVISGVFDDWLYDHFGLYAWTVEIWSPQRQAGITGHKYIDWYREHPVADDLKMLKWNDTALEGKGYIDWYGFEHPQLGAIELGGWDAQYAFRNPPPEFLERELALFPDWLVWHLLISPRLELLESKAEPLGEGNYRVTLVVQNSGWLPSYVSKKAVERKVVRGLVTEITLPEGALLKTGKLREEGGQLEGRAYKPSAATIWLADPTADRAKFAWVVYAPEGGSVSLVARHDRAGVVRAELTLD
- a CDS encoding ferritin-like domain-containing protein; translated protein: MLNSLQDLFEHELKDLYSAETQISEALPKMAQAATSSQLKQAFENHLEETQEQIGRLEEIGGKLNITLTGETCEAAKGLIKEGQNLMKEGAADEVMDAALIGAAQRIEHYEMAGYGCARNYAKLLGHDDAAQLLQKTLDEEKRADEKLNGIAESKINERAMNA
- a CDS encoding NAD(P)/FAD-dependent oxidoreductase; the protein is MALAGGLRAQPSGGDLCGRTVIWAAGVRDHWPSFAGARRLVGKRLFWCIACDGWRTLGKRILVFADRADCEGTVLQFLSYTRDITVLTQAGSALEALKPALEAEGVPVLTGSVKRVRAEAEAPLAVELANGPKLEADYLFSLLGSTPRVAALAELPLELSPAGHICIDDKNHSSLRDFFAAGDVSDKHSHQVVSAAHEGAMAAQAANHVLYERIKH
- a CDS encoding PspC domain-containing protein — its product is MSTKRLKRSKKERIIAGVCGGLAEYYKIDASMIRIAFVLAFVFAGIGLLPYLVLWLIMPER